In Burkholderia sp. GAS332, one DNA window encodes the following:
- a CDS encoding uroporphyrinogen decarboxylase, producing the protein MAHKLLNDTFLRALLRQPTDYTPIWLMRQAGRYLPEYNATRTRAGSFLGLAKNPAYATEVTLQPLERYPLDAAILFSDILTVPDAMGLGLEFVAGEGPKFARPVRTEDDVARLAVPDIDATLRYVTDAVREIRTALTDAQGRQRVPLIGFSGSPWTLACYMVEGAGSADFRTVKSMLYARPDLMHRILDVNAKSVAAYLNAQIEAGAQAVMIFDTWGGALADGVYQRFSLQYIQQVVSQLKRDHNGEKVPVITFTKGGGLWLDEIADIGVDAVGLDWTVNLSKARERVGSKVALQGNIDPSVLFAPPAAIRMEARAVLDSFGNHPGHVFNLGHGISQFTPPENVAELVDEVHRHSRAIRSGAHAPS; encoded by the coding sequence CGCTACCTGCCGGAATACAACGCCACGCGGACTCGCGCGGGCAGTTTCCTCGGTCTGGCGAAGAACCCGGCGTACGCAACGGAAGTCACGCTGCAGCCGCTCGAGCGCTATCCGCTCGACGCCGCGATCCTGTTCTCCGACATTCTGACGGTGCCGGACGCAATGGGCTTGGGTCTCGAATTCGTTGCCGGCGAGGGTCCGAAGTTTGCCCGGCCGGTACGCACGGAAGATGATGTGGCACGCCTCGCAGTGCCGGATATCGACGCCACGCTGCGCTACGTGACCGACGCGGTGCGCGAAATCCGCACCGCACTCACCGACGCGCAAGGTCGCCAGCGCGTGCCGCTGATCGGGTTTTCGGGCAGCCCGTGGACGCTGGCGTGTTACATGGTGGAAGGGGCCGGTTCGGCGGACTTCCGCACAGTCAAATCGATGTTGTACGCGCGCCCGGACCTGATGCACCGCATTCTCGACGTCAACGCGAAGTCGGTTGCGGCGTACCTGAATGCGCAGATCGAAGCCGGCGCGCAAGCCGTGATGATTTTCGACACGTGGGGAGGGGCGCTCGCGGACGGCGTCTATCAACGTTTCTCGTTGCAGTACATCCAGCAGGTTGTGAGCCAGTTGAAACGCGATCACAACGGCGAAAAGGTGCCGGTGATCACCTTCACGAAGGGCGGTGGGTTGTGGCTCGACGAGATCGCCGATATCGGCGTGGATGCGGTCGGTCTCGACTGGACCGTGAACTTGAGCAAGGCGCGCGAGCGCGTGGGTAGCAAGGTGGCGCTGCAAGGCAATATCGATCCTTCGGTGCTGTTTGCACCGCCGGCTGCGATCCGCATGGAAGCGCGCGCCGTGCTCGACAGCTTCGGCAATCATCCAGGTCATGTTTTCAATCTCGGCCACGGCATTTCGCAGTTCACGCCGCCGGAGAATGTTGCCGAACTCGTGGACGAAGTCCATCGTCATAGCCGCGCGATTCGCAGCGGTGCGCATGCACCAAGCTGA